Below is a window of Coriobacterium glomerans PW2 DNA.
TCGGGTTATGAGGTTCGTGATCGTGGTCTTTCCCGCTCCTGTCGAGCCTACGAATGCGATCTTCTGACCGGGCTTGGCAAACAGGTTGAGCTTGTGCAAAACAGTGTGCTCCGGAACATACCAGAAATCAACGTCATGGAAGCGCACATCACCATGGAGCGGAACCGGCCCGCGTTCAAGGACCGTTCCATCGGGTCCCCTGCCCTGAGCGTCCATGGGCAGCAGCGCGCCAAAGGCTCCCAGGCCCTTACCCTGCGGCAGCTGCCATACCCATGCGCCCTGCCCGGTCTTGACAAGCTTGACCGATCCCTCATCGACCTCGGGCTCGAGCTCCATGGCGAGGAAAAGCCGCTCCGCGCCCGCCAATGCATTCAGAAGGAAGTTCCCGAGCTGCGTGAACTGGTTGATCGGCATGGCGGCCTGTCGCACGAATACGAGATAGCTCGCCAGTGCACCGACATCGGCCATGCCCCTGATCGCGAGAAAGCCACCGACCACCGCGACGATCGCGTAGTTCGTGAGCGCGATGCACACGGTCACCGGCACCATGCTCGCGGCGTAGGCCTGCGCCGAGGTGCCGGCGCGGCGCAGGATCTGGTTGCGTCTGGTGAACTCGTCGACGTTCGCCTGCTCGTGATTGAACACCTTGACGATCTTCTGGCCGGTGACCATCTCCTCGATGTAGCCGTCGAGCCCCGCCAGGGCATCCTGCTGCCGACTGAAGAACGCCTTGCTGCGTGAACCGGAGAATCTGACATACGAGGCGATGATGGCATCGCAGACGATCGTGATCAGCGTCAGCCGCCAATTGAGCACGAACAACAGGACCACGATGCCGACGAGCTGGATCCATGCCTGGATGACGTTGGCGAAGCTGTTGTTGAGCGCCTCGGATACGGTATCGACGTCGTTGGTGAAAAAGCTCATGATATCGCCGGTGCGATTGCGATCGAAGTAGGCGAGTGGCAGGGTCTGGATGTGCGCGAACAGATCGCGGCGAATATCGAAGACGACCCGCTGGGCCGCGCGAACCATCGTCTGGGTGTAACCCAGCGCGGACAGCACGCCCAAAGCGTACACGGTCGCCGTGAACATGATCTGCCCGCCCAGCAGCGAGGTATCGCCTTCCGCCAGACCATCGACGATCGGACGGACCATGTAGGTGCCGATGAGGCTCGCCATCGCCGAGATGGAAACGAGCACCGCAACGATGAGCAGAGAGATCTTCGCATGACCCATATAACGGAGCAGCAGCCTCACGGTATGACCGAGATTCTTCGGACGAGTCCCAGCGGTCGTTCTAGCCACGCGGCTCAACCCCCTTCGCATCGCTCGTACCGGTTTCATCGCCTGGTTCCCTCTCGGGTGCGCAGGCGTGCCAAGAGCTCTCGCGCGGACCGCGAGAATCCTCGTCGATCAACCCGGCGGTCGTCTCGTCGCCTTCGGAGCTCACGACGCGAGCCGCTTGCACGAATTCAGTCTGGGAGGCGTAGATCTCCTGGTAGATCGTATCTGTCTCGAGCAGTTCATCATGGGTGCCGCATGCATGGACGCGACCGTTGTCGAGCACGATGATCTGCTCGGCATCCATGACAGAGGTGATGCGCTGGGCGATGACGATCGTCGTGACATCGGGAATCGCAGCGAGATTCGATCTGATCTTGGCCTCCGTTGCCATGTCGACGGCACTGGTCGAATCGTCGAATATAAGCACACGTGGCCGTTTGAGCAGCGTTCGCGCGATGCAGAGTCGCTGCTTCTGACCACCTGACACGTTGTCGCCACCCTGCCCGAGATCGCCATCGAGCCCGCCGATGCGCTCGAGAAACTCATCGACGCAGGCGAGGCGACATGCCTCCAAGAGCTCATCATCGTCGGCCCCTTCATTGCCCCACAGCAGATTCTCGCGCACCGTGCCGGTGAACAGCACGTTTTTCTGGAGCACGATGCCGACAGCATCCCGCAGAACCGTGAGATCATAGTCGCGAACATCGTGACCATCGAGGAGCACCTGGCCCTGATCGACATCGTAGAGCCTGGCGATGAGCTGCACCAGGGAGGTCTTCCCCGATCCCGTTCCGCCCAGAATCCCCACGCGGGTTCCCGAGGGAATATCCAGGTTGATATCCTCCAGCACGTCTTGGTCGGCATCGGCCCCGTACTTGAACGATACGTCACGAAACTCGACCCGACCGCTCGAGACGGTTGATATCGCCTGCCCCTGCGGTGCCGAGAACAGCTCCGGTGCCTCGTCGAGCACCTCCGAGCATCGCTCGACGCTGGTGAGAGCTCGCGTGAGCAGCAAAAAGACATTGGAGATCATCATCAGGGAATTGATGATCTGCAAAACGTAGCTCATGAAGCCGGTGAGCTGGCCGACCTTGAGCTCGCCGGCGATGATCATATGGCCGCCGATCCACAGCACGAGCGTCGCGGCGACATACATCGACAGCTGGAAGATCGGCAGGTTGCACACGGCTGTTCCAAAGGTGCGCGTCGCCCAGGAAGCGACCTCGCGGTTCACCCCGCCGAACTTCTCGCGCTCGTAGTCCGCGCGCACATAGGCCTTGATAGCCCGGACGGCGGTGACGTCCTCCTGCACCACGCCGTTGAGATGATCCATCGCCGTCTGAAAGCGACGATAGAACGGCGACACGCGACGCACGATGATGCCCAGGGCGATCGCCAGCAGCGGAAGGATGATGAAGAAGACGGTCGCAAGGTGCATATTCATGAAGCTCGCGTACAGAAGTCCCATGACGAGCATGACCGGTCCGCGCACAAGCGGCCTAAAGCCGCTCGCGACCGCGTTCTGGATGACCGTGATATCGGTGGTCATACGCGTCACGAGCGAGGAGGTCTGATAGCGATCGAGATTGCCGAAAGCGAAGGTCTGAATCTTCTCATACTCCGCCTGACGAAGGTTCGTGCCCAGCCCGACCGCCGTGCGCGCCGAGAAACGCGCGTAGAGCAAACCGCACGCCAGCGAAATGAACGCGCACAGCAGCATGAGAGCACCCTGTCGCAAGATGAGCTGCGTGTCTCGGGCCATGATGCCCTGATCGATGATGCCGGCCATGAGAAGTGGGATGAACAACTCGAGCGAGGTCTCTATGGCCACGACCACAGCACCTGCGATCGCATCTTTGCGATACGGTCCGAGATATCCGAGCAGCCGACGAAAATCTTTCATGTACATGCCCCTTCTGCGTACCACAGATCCCTATGGACGGCGGCGAGCGGGCCCGAGCGCCCTGTATCAATCCGCCACAGAATGATGTACCCACGAGAGCCATGGGCTCTTTGGATGCACCCGTCGCATCTGACGGGCAGGGGCCGAATCCCTGCAAGGTGCGCGCCGTCTGGCCATATCCCGCTCTCCCGCGCGAAGACGACCCCTTCTATTTGTAGTACAGATCGGCAACCGACTCGAGGGGGTTCTGTCGAAAACCTGACAAATGCGGATTTGCTCCTCATATCCGATGTTTCATCTGGCGATCAGTCCATGCGTCACGCCGAAACCCGCCCGGTGGCGAGAATCCGCTCCAACTCCCGCTCGTCGAGAACGGCGATACCCAGAGACGCCGCCTTGGTCAGCTTCGAGCCCGCACCGGGGCCGGCGATGACGAAGCTCGTGCGCTTCGATACGGATCCCGCGACTCGGGCACCGAGCGCCACGAGTGCCGCTGCCGCCTGATCTCGCGTTCTGTGCTCGAGCGAACCGGTGAGCACAAATGTGAGACCCTCCAGAGGTCGCTGACGAGCGAGCTCGACAGAGACTCCGCTCTCCTCGGCTTCACGGGCCTCCACCTCACCGGAACCCTCCTGAGTACCGACGCCGGCCTCGCGCAAGCGTGAGAGGACCTGCAGATTCTCCGGCACCGAGAAGAACATCTTCGTGCTCGACGCGATCTTGGGTCCGATTCCATCGATGCCTGCGATTTCCTCCTCGTTCGCCTCGATCAGCGCCTCGATCGAGCCGAAGTGCCGGGCCAGCAGCTCGCCGACGCTCTTGCCGACGTGACGGATGCCCAAGGCGAACAGCACGCGTCCGAGGGGCCGCGATTTGGAGCGGTCGAGTTCGTCCGCAATCTTGTCGGCAACCGTTTTCCCCACAAGAATCGGATCTCCGGCGCGGACGCCCTTCTTCGCGACGGTCTTCTGATAGACTCGCCCGGTATCGAGCGCCGCGATCTGCTCGGAGGTGAGCGTGTAGAAATCCGCTACGTCGCGCACCAGACCGGCATCGACGAGCTTGTCCACCAGCTCGGCGCCGACGCCGTCGACATCCATGCACCCGCGGCTCACCCAGTGCAGCAGCCGCTCATGCAGCTGAGCCGGACAGTCCAGAGAGACGCACCTGATAGCGACCTGTCCCGGCTCGCGCACGACGGGATTTCCGCATGCCGGACAGCGATCTGGCATCTGATAGGGACGGGCCCCATCAGCGCGCAGATCGAGCACCGGACCGACCACCTCGGGAATCACATCCCCCGCCTTGTGCACGATGATCGTGTCACCGACGCGAACATCCTTGCGCTCGATCTCATCGATGTTATGAAGAGTCGCGCGGGCGATCGTCGAACCCGCGACGCTCACCGGATCGAACTGCGCGACGGGCGTCAGAACTCCTGTCCGCCCCACCTGAATGCGAATCTCGCGCAGAACGGTGCGCCTCTCTTCGGGCGGGAACTTGAATGCGATCGCCCAGCGCGGGGCGCGCGCGGTGAATCCGAGTCTCTCCTGCAGCTCGAATGAATCGACCTTCACGACGACGCCGTCGATGTCGTAGTCGAGTCCGCCGCGGTGAGCAAGGGCGTCGGCGCAGAAATCGTGCACCTGCGCGGGGCTCGCGCAGCGCGCCACGTTGGGATTCACATGAAAGCCCGCTTCCCTGAGCCAATCTAGAAACTCGAGCTGCGAGGTGACGTGCACGGG
It encodes the following:
- a CDS encoding ABC transporter ATP-binding protein — translated: MARTTAGTRPKNLGHTVRLLLRYMGHAKISLLIVAVLVSISAMASLIGTYMVRPIVDGLAEGDTSLLGGQIMFTATVYALGVLSALGYTQTMVRAAQRVVFDIRRDLFAHIQTLPLAYFDRNRTGDIMSFFTNDVDTVSEALNNSFANVIQAWIQLVGIVVLLFVLNWRLTLITIVCDAIIASYVRFSGSRSKAFFSRQQDALAGLDGYIEEMVTGQKIVKVFNHEQANVDEFTRRNQILRRAGTSAQAYAASMVPVTVCIALTNYAIVAVVGGFLAIRGMADVGALASYLVFVRQAAMPINQFTQLGNFLLNALAGAERLFLAMELEPEVDEGSVKLVKTGQGAWVWQLPQGKGLGAFGALLPMDAQGRGPDGTVLERGPVPLHGDVRFHDVDFWYVPEHTVLHKLNLFAKPGQKIAFVGSTGAGKTTITNLITRFYDIQSGEITYDGIDLKNIEKASLRRSIGIVLQDTHLFTGTIADNIRFGKLDATDEEVRSAAEAAHADSFIRRLPKGYETQVASDGANLSQGQRQLLAIARVAVADPPVLILDEATSSIDTRTEKLIERGMDRIMEGRTTFMIAHRLSTVRDSNAIMVLERGRIVERGTNKELLAQHGEYWQLSHGLKELD
- a CDS encoding ABC transporter ATP-binding protein, encoding MKDFRRLLGYLGPYRKDAIAGAVVVAIETSLELFIPLLMAGIIDQGIMARDTQLILRQGALMLLCAFISLACGLLYARFSARTAVGLGTNLRQAEYEKIQTFAFGNLDRYQTSSLVTRMTTDITVIQNAVASGFRPLVRGPVMLVMGLLYASFMNMHLATVFFIILPLLAIALGIIVRRVSPFYRRFQTAMDHLNGVVQEDVTAVRAIKAYVRADYEREKFGGVNREVASWATRTFGTAVCNLPIFQLSMYVAATLVLWIGGHMIIAGELKVGQLTGFMSYVLQIINSLMMISNVFLLLTRALTSVERCSEVLDEAPELFSAPQGQAISTVSSGRVEFRDVSFKYGADADQDVLEDINLDIPSGTRVGILGGTGSGKTSLVQLIARLYDVDQGQVLLDGHDVRDYDLTVLRDAVGIVLQKNVLFTGTVRENLLWGNEGADDDELLEACRLACVDEFLERIGGLDGDLGQGGDNVSGGQKQRLCIARTLLKRPRVLIFDDSTSAVDMATEAKIRSNLAAIPDVTTIVIAQRITSVMDAEQIIVLDNGRVHACGTHDELLETDTIYQEIYASQTEFVQAARVVSSEGDETTAGLIDEDSRGPRESSWHACAPEREPGDETGTSDAKGVEPRG
- the ligA gene encoding NAD-dependent DNA ligase LigA; translated protein: MTSTAAVPPAERAEELRRLLDYHAYRYYALDAPEISDAQFDRLLRELQQIEVEHPDLITPDSYTQRVGGFVSGQFAPITHMARMYSIDDAMDLDELDAWLDRVESALGAGSAVYTCELKIDGLGVALTYRSGKFVRAATRGDGYVGEDVSRNIRTIADVPMRLSTEAVERMGDDASEAIEVRGEVYMPKGSFARLNATADAEGRPPFANPRNAAAGSLRQKDPAVTARRDLSTFMYALADTAPVHVTSQLEFLDWLREAGFHVNPNVARCASPAQVHDFCADALAHRGGLDYDIDGVVVKVDSFELQERLGFTARAPRWAIAFKFPPEERRTVLREIRIQVGRTGVLTPVAQFDPVSVAGSTIARATLHNIDEIERKDVRVGDTIIVHKAGDVIPEVVGPVLDLRADGARPYQMPDRCPACGNPVVREPGQVAIRCVSLDCPAQLHERLLHWVSRGCMDVDGVGAELVDKLVDAGLVRDVADFYTLTSEQIAALDTGRVYQKTVAKKGVRAGDPILVGKTVADKIADELDRSKSRPLGRVLFALGIRHVGKSVGELLARHFGSIEALIEANEEEIAGIDGIGPKIASSTKMFFSVPENLQVLSRLREAGVGTQEGSGEVEAREAEESGVSVELARQRPLEGLTFVLTGSLEHRTRDQAAAALVALGARVAGSVSKRTSFVIAGPGAGSKLTKAASLGIAVLDERELERILATGRVSA